One part of the Saprospiraceae bacterium genome encodes these proteins:
- a CDS encoding T9SS type A sorting domain-containing protein — MRKIFTLVFFLCLSISWVNSQILWGGPNDPNSTFAGGFNGWTTQGLSSEDPAKADSAKWYFSAAASAAGGAYYGTRGAINSTSRANGAMVFNSDLLDNAGIAGNFKMGKCPAVHSGVLVSPVINCSTFNSTALKFNQYYRNFESTCFVDVSNDGVNWTPFALNTDIAVNAETATNSQVVIDISSVAANQATVQVRFRFEGEYYFWIVDDVQIIGVPGYDLALNSHFYTPAAYRQPKHMICTDTFVFSANLNNKGSQAQTDVVLRGEILGIDRKTVLFSDSVIIDRLETTDDDTSYRTDNFFVPNTLDFGKYFIRWTVYSKSATGADFNTRDNSRVDSFEVSLNEFAKAPRSTGGVRAGSGAGYVFGCQYRTSDCWNDQDKWIARQAKFQLVSNAGGTLDGYSVSVYLMKVKDDVDAGFTNFESSGGIASTSIDILSAESWTGTTEQNYDEITVDLTDFNTGDNGILLAKKSRYFIGADHLPTPSGAVPVFHAISNEKSYNSQVFSTFVIDQAGEWFNGFQGTNTPIMELILEFVVKTDDTPLPSTVMSLYPNPVVNDNLKVGLNFDKATDANLTIADINGKILGFESHKAVTKDIFSISTSDLKAGSYLIRVSTDEGTSTKQFTVIK, encoded by the coding sequence ATGAGAAAAATTTTTACATTAGTATTCTTTTTATGCTTGAGCATAAGCTGGGTAAACTCCCAGATTTTATGGGGAGGGCCAAATGATCCAAATTCTACATTTGCTGGCGGTTTCAATGGCTGGACCACACAGGGTCTAAGTTCAGAAGATCCTGCAAAAGCAGATAGTGCAAAATGGTATTTCAGTGCTGCTGCATCTGCTGCAGGTGGTGCCTATTATGGAACCAGGGGTGCAATTAATTCTACTTCTAGAGCTAATGGTGCCATGGTTTTTAATTCTGACTTATTAGACAATGCAGGAATTGCAGGAAATTTTAAAATGGGAAAATGCCCAGCTGTCCATTCTGGAGTGTTGGTGAGCCCGGTAATCAATTGTTCAACGTTTAATTCTACTGCTTTAAAATTTAACCAATATTACAGAAATTTCGAATCAACTTGTTTTGTAGATGTTAGTAATGATGGTGTAAATTGGACTCCATTTGCATTAAATACTGACATTGCTGTTAATGCTGAAACTGCTACCAATAGCCAAGTTGTAATAGATATTTCTTCTGTTGCTGCAAATCAAGCTACAGTGCAAGTGCGTTTTCGCTTCGAAGGTGAATATTATTTCTGGATTGTAGATGATGTTCAAATAATTGGAGTTCCAGGTTATGATTTGGCTTTAAATAGTCATTTTTATACACCTGCAGCCTACAGACAACCTAAACATATGATCTGCACAGATACCTTTGTTTTTTCTGCAAACCTTAATAATAAAGGAAGCCAGGCTCAAACAGATGTTGTGTTAAGAGGAGAAATTTTAGGAATCGATCGCAAAACGGTTTTGTTTAGTGATTCTGTAATTATTGATCGCTTGGAAACTACAGATGATGATACTTCCTACAGAACTGATAATTTCTTTGTTCCAAATACATTGGATTTTGGAAAATATTTTATTCGTTGGACTGTTTACAGCAAATCTGCAACCGGGGCTGATTTTAATACAAGAGATAATTCGAGAGTTGATTCATTTGAAGTTTCTTTGAATGAATTTGCAAAAGCACCTAGAAGTACCGGTGGTGTAAGAGCAGGTAGCGGTGCGGGTTATGTTTTTGGTTGCCAATATCGGACTTCAGATTGTTGGAATGACCAGGACAAATGGATCGCTAGACAAGCAAAATTTCAATTAGTTTCTAATGCTGGTGGTACGCTAGATGGATATTCTGTTTCTGTTTATTTAATGAAAGTAAAAGATGATGTAGATGCAGGATTTACAAATTTCGAAAGTTCAGGTGGTATAGCTTCAACTTCTATTGATATTTTATCTGCAGAATCCTGGACAGGTACTACTGAACAAAATTATGATGAAATCACGGTTGACCTTACAGACTTCAACACAGGTGACAATGGTATCCTGTTAGCAAAAAAATCAAGATACTTTATAGGTGCAGATCACCTTCCAACACCTTCTGGTGCTGTTCCTGTTTTCCATGCTATCAGCAATGAAAAATCTTATAATTCACAAGTTTTTTCAACGTTTGTAATTGATCAGGCTGGAGAATGGTTTAATGGATTCCAGGGAACAAATACTCCTATTATGGAATTGATTCTTGAGTTTGTTGTAAAAACAGATGATACTCCATTACCATCAACTGTAATGAGTTTATACCCAAATCCAGTGGTTAATGATAATCTTAAAGTAGGTCTTAATTTTGATAAAGCAACAGATGCAAATCTTACAATTGCTGATATCAATGGTAAAATCTTAGGATTTGAATCCCACAAAGCAGTGACAAAAGATATTTTTTCAATTAGCACTTCTGATTTGAAAGCAGGTTCTTATTTAATTCGTGTTTCTACGGATGAAGGAACCAGTACAAAACAATTTACAGTGATCAAATAA
- a CDS encoding N-acetyltransferase, with the protein MESKFDKLPYSFRLFDSLEASKDLWDFVPAPSVLLGSEYLLSLERFAPDAMKFRYVLAYKEDALIACFYFQLMPFKASERLRMASAPRKSFFSCFYQQLKKIVAKQVDFVGLINGNLLATGPYGMKSLPTVSFNELQVILDQLLKALFERNEEIEHASLCLIKELPVLKSFEVSETKTLSYLHSFCIQPSMILNLSSEWHNLEDYLNALQSKYRLRIKKAFHAAEDLVHKEFDLDLLTQHQDTIYKLYFNTADGSDFNLVNLHKEYFLNIKKVLGDRYRLFGFFKDHELIAFYSFMNDGDELLGHFLGTMPENNLRYQVYFNILLKFIDFGIHGNFKRINLARTAIEIKSSVGAVPVEMVCYLTHRNKIANRLVPNLVQYLKPEEAYTIRNPFKRTKEKNISS; encoded by the coding sequence TTGGAATCTAAATTTGATAAATTACCATATTCATTCAGACTCTTTGATAGCTTAGAAGCTAGCAAGGATCTTTGGGATTTCGTTCCTGCTCCAAGCGTATTGTTAGGTTCTGAGTATCTCTTGTCACTGGAAAGATTTGCACCCGATGCCATGAAGTTTCGATATGTTTTGGCATATAAGGAGGATGCCTTAATAGCTTGTTTTTATTTTCAACTGATGCCTTTTAAGGCTTCTGAACGTTTAAGAATGGCATCCGCTCCCCGGAAAAGTTTTTTTTCTTGTTTTTACCAGCAGCTTAAAAAAATTGTAGCCAAACAAGTTGATTTTGTTGGTTTAATAAATGGAAATTTATTAGCAACCGGACCCTATGGTATGAAATCTTTGCCCACTGTTTCTTTTAATGAATTGCAAGTAATTCTAGACCAATTACTGAAAGCTTTGTTTGAACGGAATGAAGAAATTGAACATGCATCCCTTTGTTTAATAAAGGAATTACCAGTTTTAAAATCTTTTGAAGTTTCTGAAACAAAGACTTTATCCTATCTCCATTCTTTTTGTATCCAGCCTTCTATGATTTTAAATTTATCTAGTGAATGGCATAATTTGGAAGATTATTTAAATGCATTGCAATCCAAGTATCGCTTGCGGATTAAAAAGGCTTTTCATGCTGCGGAAGATCTTGTGCATAAGGAGTTTGACCTTGATTTATTAACTCAACATCAGGACACTATTTATAAACTTTATTTTAATACAGCAGATGGTTCAGATTTCAATTTAGTAAATTTACATAAAGAGTACTTCCTAAATATTAAAAAAGTCTTAGGGGATCGGTATCGTTTGTTTGGTTTTTTTAAAGATCATGAGCTTATTGCATTTTATTCTTTTATGAATGATGGAGATGAGTTGTTGGGCCATTTTCTTGGTACGATGCCTGAGAATAATTTGCGTTATCAGGTGTATTTTAATATTTTATTGAAATTTATTGATTTCGGAATACACGGAAATTTTAAACGAATTAACCTGGCTCGCACAGCAATTGAAATTAAAAGTTCTGTAGGTGCAGTTCCGGTAGAGATGGTTTGCTACTTAACCCATCGGAATAAAATTGCAAATCGCTTAGTTCCAAATTTGGTCCAATACCTAAAACCAGAAGAAGCATATACGATTCGAAATCCATTTAAAAGAACCAAAGAAAAAAATATATCAAGTTAA
- a CDS encoding response regulator transcription factor, producing the protein MTEQKVNVLIADDHTIFRTGMKNIVKKFPMIDHIYEAANGNEAIAVVETSKIDLLLLDIEMPYLNGIDTAKYMKKNHPEIRIIMISFHNDKELFLQLYKIGVEGYLVKNTSLDDLKRGIHHVLEGNQFFSPELGATVIHGLINEKLQPYKDPLEILTEREVEILLLICQQLTTEEIAEKIFISPLTVKRHRQNLLEKTNSKNIVGLILYAIRNELLDSNAIK; encoded by the coding sequence ATGACAGAGCAGAAAGTCAATGTATTAATTGCAGACGATCATACCATTTTTCGAACCGGCATGAAAAATATCGTCAAGAAATTTCCAATGATTGATCATATTTATGAGGCAGCTAATGGCAATGAAGCCATAGCCGTTGTAGAAACTTCAAAAATAGATCTTTTACTTCTGGATATTGAAATGCCTTATCTGAATGGTATTGATACTGCGAAGTATATGAAAAAAAATCATCCGGAGATTCGCATTATTATGATATCATTTCATAATGACAAGGAATTATTTTTGCAATTATATAAAATTGGAGTAGAAGGTTATCTTGTTAAAAACACCTCCCTTGATGATTTAAAGCGAGGTATTCATCATGTTCTTGAAGGCAATCAATTTTTTTCCCCAGAGTTAGGTGCAACCGTGATTCATGGGTTGATCAATGAAAAATTGCAACCGTATAAAGATCCCTTAGAGATATTAACAGAACGGGAGGTTGAAATATTATTATTAATTTGTCAGCAATTAACAACAGAAGAAATTGCTGAGAAAATTTTTATTTCTCCCCTCACGGTAAAACGACATCGTCAAAATTTGTTGGAGAAAACAAACTCAAAAAATATCGTCGGACTAATCCTTTATGCAATTCGCAATGAGCTGTTGGATTCAAATGCGATTAAATAG
- a CDS encoding valine--tRNA ligase, translated as MELDARFQPGPIESKWYSWWEQNNYFSSKPDGREPFSIVIPPPNVTGVLHMGHMLNNTIQDVLIRRARLQGKNACWVPGTDHASIATEAKVVQMLRERGIKKSDITRDEFLSYAWEWKDKYGSIILEQLKKLGSSCDWDRTAFTMDDIRSKAVINAFVDLYNKGKLYRGKRMVNWDPEAKTVLSNEEVIHNQEQANLFHILYKLEGSETEGIIIATQRPETIMVDSAVCVHPDDSRYTHLHGKRVIIPLINKSIPIITDSYIDIEFGTGALKVTPAHDQNDYEIGKKHGLEIIDCLNEDGTLNENAQILIGEDRFVARKKIKPLLEEAGVLIKIEPYMTSIGRSERTNAVVEPRLSLQWYVKMDSLAEPALKAVMNEEIQFIPEHFKNTYRHWLENIRDWCISRQLWWGHRVPAWYYGEQVFVAKTADEALQIAIRETGNQQLCLNDLKQDEDVLDTWFSSWLWPISVFDGDEDTEDFKYYFPTAVLVTGWDIIFLWVARMIMASYEWKGTLPFYKVYFTGMVRDKQRRKMSKSLGNSPDALKLIEDFGADGVRFGMLACSPAGGDLLFDDKLCEQGRNFSNKMWNALRLIKGWKQDATKTATQGEKLLMQWIDEKLNETLEEVDKLFEQFKLSEALKTIYSFVWEDFCAFYLEVAKPPLNEEIPSDLYEKTLDIYEKICLTLHPFMPFITEEIWHGLRLRVNGDDCMQGSYPKFERGKKEILESVHELRTVITQVRELRNKHGVKMNVAVPLYIMKNEQASLLTVDGAVDILRKLAVLSEIQESEQEVKGTQSFLGMRHKYFLELPVILDIEAEKIELLKEIQYNEGFINSVMKKLENERFVSSAPADLVERERQKLEDGQSRLKALRERLAGL; from the coding sequence ATGGAATTAGATGCCCGATTTCAACCAGGGCCCATTGAATCAAAATGGTATAGCTGGTGGGAGCAAAACAATTATTTCTCGTCTAAACCGGATGGTAGAGAGCCATTTTCAATAGTGATTCCGCCTCCAAATGTTACGGGCGTTTTGCATATGGGCCATATGCTTAATAATACAATTCAGGATGTTTTAATAAGAAGAGCAAGGCTCCAGGGTAAAAATGCTTGTTGGGTACCTGGAACTGATCATGCCTCCATCGCAACAGAAGCCAAAGTAGTTCAAATGTTGCGGGAACGTGGAATTAAAAAATCTGATATTACCCGGGATGAATTTTTATCCTATGCCTGGGAATGGAAAGATAAATATGGAAGTATCATTCTTGAACAATTAAAAAAGTTGGGCTCCTCCTGTGATTGGGATCGGACGGCTTTTACAATGGATGATATTCGTTCAAAAGCGGTCATAAATGCATTTGTAGATCTCTACAATAAAGGAAAATTATACCGTGGTAAACGGATGGTCAATTGGGATCCCGAAGCGAAAACGGTATTATCAAATGAAGAAGTAATTCACAATCAGGAACAAGCCAATCTTTTCCATATTCTTTATAAACTAGAAGGTTCAGAAACGGAAGGAATCATAATTGCTACGCAAAGACCTGAAACGATTATGGTTGATAGCGCTGTTTGTGTTCATCCTGACGATTCACGATATACCCATTTGCATGGAAAGCGAGTTATCATTCCACTCATTAATAAATCCATTCCAATTATAACTGATTCCTATATTGATATTGAGTTTGGAACTGGAGCATTAAAAGTTACACCTGCTCATGATCAGAATGATTATGAAATTGGTAAGAAACATGGACTTGAAATCATAGATTGCTTAAATGAAGATGGTACACTCAATGAAAATGCTCAAATCTTAATCGGAGAAGATCGCTTTGTAGCCCGGAAAAAAATTAAGCCTTTATTGGAAGAAGCTGGAGTCTTGATTAAGATTGAACCCTATATGACCAGCATCGGCAGAAGTGAACGAACAAATGCTGTCGTAGAACCCAGATTAAGCTTGCAATGGTATGTTAAAATGGATTCATTAGCAGAACCTGCATTAAAAGCAGTGATGAATGAAGAGATTCAATTTATTCCAGAGCATTTTAAAAATACATACCGGCATTGGTTGGAGAATATCCGGGACTGGTGTATTTCAAGACAACTGTGGTGGGGGCATCGGGTTCCCGCTTGGTACTATGGAGAACAGGTATTTGTAGCGAAGACAGCAGATGAAGCTTTGCAAATTGCAATCCGTGAAACGGGAAATCAACAACTTTGTTTAAATGATTTAAAACAAGATGAAGATGTATTGGATACCTGGTTTTCATCTTGGTTGTGGCCGATATCCGTTTTTGATGGAGATGAAGATACAGAAGATTTTAAATATTATTTTCCAACAGCTGTATTGGTTACAGGTTGGGATATTATTTTTCTTTGGGTAGCGCGAATGATCATGGCATCCTATGAATGGAAAGGAACGCTTCCATTCTATAAAGTTTATTTTACAGGAATGGTGCGGGATAAGCAGCGGAGGAAAATGAGTAAATCATTGGGTAATTCGCCGGATGCTTTAAAACTTATAGAAGATTTTGGAGCGGATGGTGTGCGTTTTGGAATGTTAGCATGTTCGCCAGCAGGTGGTGATTTGTTATTTGATGATAAACTTTGTGAGCAAGGGCGAAACTTTTCAAATAAAATGTGGAATGCTTTGAGATTAATCAAAGGATGGAAACAGGATGCAACAAAAACTGCTACCCAAGGTGAAAAATTATTAATGCAGTGGATTGATGAGAAACTGAATGAAACTTTAGAAGAAGTCGATAAATTATTTGAGCAATTCAAATTGTCGGAAGCATTAAAAACAATTTATTCTTTTGTTTGGGAAGATTTTTGTGCATTTTATCTGGAAGTTGCAAAGCCTCCATTGAATGAAGAAATACCGAGTGATTTATATGAAAAGACCTTGGATATTTATGAGAAAATTTGTTTAACGCTGCATCCATTTATGCCTTTTATCACAGAAGAAATATGGCATGGTTTAAGGTTGCGTGTGAATGGTGATGATTGTATGCAAGGATCTTATCCAAAATTTGAAAGAGGGAAGAAGGAGATTTTAGAATCCGTACATGAACTACGTACGGTAATCACACAAGTACGAGAATTGCGCAATAAGCATGGAGTTAAAATGAATGTTGCCGTGCCTTTGTATATTATGAAAAACGAACAAGCTAGCTTATTGACGGTTGATGGCGCTGTAGATATTTTAAGAAAGTTAGCCGTTTTAAGTGAAATACAAGAAAGTGAACAAGAAGTAAAAGGAACGCAATCTTTTCTTGGAATGCGGCATAAATATTTTCTGGAGTTGCCGGTTATATTGGATATTGAAGCAGAAAAGATTGAATTATTAAAAGAGATTCAATACAATGAAGGTTTTATTAATTCTGTGATGAAAAAATTAGAAAACGAACGGTTTGTAAGTTCGGCACCAGCAGATTTAGTGGAGCGGGAACGTCAAAAATTGGAAGACGGACAATCCAGATTAAAAGCGCTTCGAGAGCGCCTGGCCGGCTTATAA
- a CDS encoding T9SS type A sorting domain-containing protein — MQIKKILVFLFSFLNFFTSENFPCYGQRCSVNSINQSTHTNTPASIYLQTRNTYSFRLVFHILYLNPEEKISSAQVNSQIEILNEFFSSSTTNEDLNIPKTFRSLKSNPGFQFCLADIDPNGNPTTGIHWFPINNLSVACQMQFGKRSIMHKTLGGVDIWDPKRYINIYIVNRDQCNALGEAIFPWDATTEEDGIILDYRTIGTIGTASNNQPFHQGKTLVHEMGHYFGLLHLSGDRSNCNGEDSVADTPSQSLEYFGCPEYPQWSCNSESMFMNFMSLVDDPCMQFFTKLQVTRMRTIIARDRSDLLNHSCSIKPVIPLDKIRVTELDGFWQLINLEHNSWSAHFELYDISGKLIWLDSEENIISKTIPGINMLLNPGIYFLNIYNKTSKNCFKLLKN; from the coding sequence ATGCAGATTAAGAAAATTCTTGTCTTTCTTTTCAGTTTTTTGAATTTTTTTACGAGCGAAAACTTCCCATGTTATGGTCAACGTTGTTCTGTAAATTCGATTAATCAATCTACCCATACAAATACTCCAGCATCTATTTATTTACAAACAAGAAACACCTATAGTTTCAGATTGGTATTCCACATTCTATATTTGAATCCCGAAGAAAAGATTAGTTCGGCACAAGTGAATTCACAAATTGAAATTTTAAATGAGTTCTTCAGCAGTTCTACTACGAATGAAGATTTAAATATTCCAAAAACTTTTAGATCTTTAAAATCCAATCCTGGTTTTCAATTTTGCTTAGCAGATATTGACCCCAATGGAAATCCAACAACTGGTATCCATTGGTTTCCAATAAATAATCTTTCAGTTGCCTGTCAAATGCAATTTGGAAAGCGAAGTATAATGCATAAAACACTTGGCGGTGTGGATATTTGGGATCCAAAAAGATATATTAATATTTACATCGTTAACCGAGATCAATGTAATGCTTTAGGTGAAGCAATATTTCCTTGGGATGCTACGACAGAAGAAGATGGAATTATTTTAGATTATCGAACTATTGGCACTATTGGAACCGCATCGAATAACCAACCTTTTCATCAAGGGAAAACATTGGTACACGAAATGGGACATTATTTCGGATTATTGCATTTATCCGGCGATCGTTCAAATTGTAATGGAGAAGATTCTGTTGCAGACACACCTTCGCAATCTCTCGAATATTTTGGTTGTCCTGAATACCCTCAATGGAGTTGTAATTCGGAATCTATGTTTATGAACTTTATGAGTCTTGTAGATGATCCTTGTATGCAGTTTTTTACAAAGCTTCAAGTTACTAGAATGCGGACTATAATAGCTAGAGATCGTTCAGACTTATTAAACCATTCATGTTCCATAAAACCAGTTATACCCTTGGACAAAATAAGGGTAACTGAGCTGGATGGATTTTGGCAATTAATCAATTTAGAACACAATTCCTGGAGTGCTCATTTTGAATTGTATGATATATCTGGAAAGTTGATATGGTTGGATTCCGAAGAAAATATTATTTCTAAAACAATTCCAGGAATAAACATGTTATTAAACCCTGGTATATATTTTCTAAATATTTATAATAAAACATCCAAAAACTGTTTTAAGCTTTTAAAAAATTAA
- the miaA gene encoding tRNA (adenosine(37)-N6)-dimethylallyltransferase MiaA, with protein MKNTLIVIDGPTASGKSNLAYNWAKIWNCPILSADSRQLFKQVDIGTGKPEQNQLKTVQHYFMDTLPVDSSYSVGQFQRDANELLLELFGKHNKLILCGGTGLYIKSILKGLDNLPESNREIKDQVAQMFLENGIEGYQSYLEKADPAYFATVDKNNPRRLARAIEVILLTGKPYSSFKLNNQHELPFQVSELTLMPARNTLYAAIDKRVDFMIKSGLVDETKSLLQFRNCQALDTVGYKEIISYLDGNIPLEVAINLIKQHTRNYAKRQITWFKKESQGNFIDPENKQAIETFFNLFK; from the coding sequence ATGAAAAATACTTTAATCGTTATTGACGGGCCGACAGCAAGTGGGAAATCAAATTTAGCATATAACTGGGCAAAAATTTGGAATTGTCCAATACTTTCAGCCGATAGTAGACAACTCTTTAAACAAGTAGATATTGGTACGGGGAAACCTGAACAGAATCAACTAAAGACTGTGCAACACTATTTTATGGATACATTACCGGTGGATTCATCCTATAGTGTGGGACAGTTTCAACGAGATGCAAATGAACTGCTGCTGGAATTATTTGGCAAGCATAATAAATTGATACTTTGTGGTGGTACAGGACTTTATATTAAATCTATTTTGAAAGGATTGGATAATTTACCAGAATCTAATCGCGAAATAAAAGATCAGGTGGCACAAATGTTTTTGGAAAACGGTATTGAAGGGTATCAATCTTATCTTGAGAAAGCCGATCCTGCTTATTTTGCAACGGTAGATAAAAATAACCCAAGACGATTAGCGCGAGCAATTGAAGTAATTTTACTCACAGGGAAACCGTATTCATCTTTTAAATTGAATAATCAACACGAATTGCCTTTTCAAGTTTCGGAACTTACCTTGATGCCTGCAAGAAATACATTGTATGCAGCGATTGACAAAAGAGTGGATTTTATGATCAAATCTGGTTTGGTAGATGAAACTAAAAGTTTACTCCAGTTTCGGAATTGTCAGGCCTTAGATACGGTGGGTTACAAAGAAATTATTTCTTATTTAGATGGGAATATCCCATTAGAAGTTGCAATTAATTTAATCAAACAGCATACTCGAAATTATGCGAAGCGACAAATTACATGGTTTAAAAAAGAAAGCCAGGGAAACTTTATAGATCCTGAAAATAAGCAAGCTATTGAAACATTTTTTAACTTGTTTAAATAA